ccggcccctccctccctcggCCCCAGGCGTCTGGCTGCCTCACCAAGATAAAAGCAGAAGGAGAAAGCGAAGGGTCTCTGTCTGGCGGACCGTCACCCCGATCCTCGCCTGACTCCTCTGTCTTCCCTCGAGACTCATCTTCTTCCTCCATGGTCAcctggtggtggaggtggggggagagtcTGGAGTagaggctggtgggcagggcacGGGGGTGCCAGGTGGCGGAAGGAGAGGACGGACATGAAGACCTCAGGGGCCTCCAACACTGTATCCCCTTCAgcatccctcctctcctccaccgCATCCCAGGCCCGGGCAAGTACCAGGCCCAGTGCAGACACTAGAGGGACTGGAGCAACTCTCTTCCCTCGTCTGAATTTCAGTTGCCTACTCTGCCAAAGGGAGGCCCTCCCGGCCTATTtccacacacccctccccagTTTCCGCACCTTCCTGCACAACCAAACTTTAAGACCTCACGGGAGCCCGCCTTCACGGAAGCCAAGACTCTTTTCTGTTGAGTTGTCATTTCAAACACCGCATCAAGAAGTCTCATAAACCCACCCTTCCCAAACCGAGATACGTGCCAGTGTGCTGGGTGCGCCTCAAACACCACGCCACTTCCTAAAGCATCGATTCTCCTCAATGGTGAGGGACCCAACAAAATGTATTTACACACAGAAGATGGAACTATAATAGAATGAGCTACAAAACCAGTACACCACTTTGAAAACGAAAACACGAACTTCAGGAATGCTGTCCACCAGACGCCGCAGGGAACACCCTCGATCACCTGTCTGCCCCTTGTGTGGAAGCGCGGCTCAAGGCTTCGCCATGTCACAGAAATTCTCAGGTTATACAGAAGGTGAAAAATCACTCTTCAGACTGATGGGGGTCTTGATTAGGGCTTCAGAAAATACGAAGATTTCAGCTGTAGGCTTCCCTGCAACTGTCAAATCTCCTACTCTGAAGACAATAAATATCTGGTCCCACAGTTCCTAGAAAGCTTCAAAACCCCTAACCCTCAACTCCGTGTGCTTAGCTCTAAGTGGGCCCAATAGGAGTATCTAAGTCAGAGAAAGGCTGTGAGAATTGAAAGGAGACCGACTCCTGACACAGAGTTAACAGCCCAAGCCGGCTATACAGAGTAACAATAATTATCATCGACCTTTAACGCCCAGGTTTCCCTTACTTCGGTCTCCCCTACACCCTCGGTTGCatacctgccaaaaaaaaaaaaaaaaaaaaaatctcggtCCTGGTCTCCCTCGTACCAGATTTTCAGAAAGCTCTCCCATGCTGCCTCCTGGCTCTCTAAGAGCCTGCAGTTCCTTCCCAAACTCCCATAGACAACTCTCACCATGATAAGCCCCTCTGGACAGTTCCCAGCCCTGGGGCTGCTCTCCAGCACCTGGGcacctgggtggggctggggggagcaCACGCTATGTAGAACAGCGTCTGTCACATAAGAGAAGCTTAATCAAGATGTGCTGATTACAGACCCACAGAGCCCCAAACCCTCTGTAGAATGAATATCCTCCCTTGCCCATTCACACATGCCCCAGGCTTTGCAGACACACCCCTGGCTCCTTAGTTAGGTCTTTTAGACCTGAGAAGCCTCTGCAGACGCTGCTAGGTCCCTCTAGATCAGTTTCCCAAACTATAGACTTGATAGTTCAGTGCTTCACAAATAGCTTGTTATCAAAGCAAATCGAACACAGTAGAAGATTCTTCACAATACATCACAAGTAAATGGAAATACTAATTAATGGGACTTGGGTATGAAATTCATATGACGGTGTACACTGGGTCtcaatgaaaaaatgtatttctcactgtAGATCAAGGTCAAAAGAGTTTGAAAAGCACAGCACTAGATGAGTCTAGCCGATCCTATAGACTTTCCCAGACCAAGGAGGACTGATTCTAACTCTCTCTGTAGCCCCAGGGCCACGCAGAATTTTTCAACATTGTGCATTTGAATTACTTTCTAAGGGCAAGTACAATACAGCTGGGCAAATTTTCCAATACTCTTCATTGTCTTATCTCCACGCAGTTATATGCCCCCCCCCACAAGGCATTCGAATTTGCAGTCACACTCAAAGCCACCTAGATGGTTCCAGGTCCTTCTAAGTGCCCCCAGCCTCCTGTCACCCAGATTAGACACTCCCCAGACAGCTAGAGACCCATCCAGGCCTCTCAGAACATCTCAGTATTTGCCTCTCTCCCTTCGTGGGTACATCCCGCTCCTCTGGGTAGCTATAAAGGACTTCCTAGCCCTGGAACAGTTCTTCCAGGCCCAGCTATATGGCCCCAGACCCCTGTAGGTGAGCCGCATCCTCAGGTCAGCCCATGTAGACACTTCCCAGCCCTAACAGACATACCCTAGGCGCTATAGTTGGCTCTGCAGATACTCCCCAGCTCTTGCAGATCTCCTTCACCCCGGGACATATCTCAAGATCTCAAGATGGCCCCAGAACCCTCTAAACAGACCCTAGCCTCCGGTCAGCTCATAAAGACGATCAACAGTGCCTACAAAAATGACCCAAGCCAGCTATATGATGGAAAGCAGGCTTAGTCTCAGTCCAGGCCCTGTGGACGCCCCCAATCCTCTCGGGGACGCCCCGTAGATGCCCCCCGGCACCACAGACGCGTCCCGGGGCCTTCAGaaggccccccgctcgccgccaggCGCCGCCGCCGCTACCAGGCCCGAGGCCGCTCCGCTAAGCCCTCCAGGCCCTGTGGCGTGCCGGGAGGACCCCGGGACAACTAGCGACCCGACTCCGCCCCGCCCACCCCGATAGGCCCGAGCCCCGCGGCCCGGACCGCCGCCGCCATCTTACCCCGCCGCTCGGGCTGCGGCTCCGGCcccggcgcggggcggggcgggctggggcggggctcgcgagcagagggaggagaggggtggaGCTAAAACACCGCCGAGCTTGCCGGGACTTCAAGTACCGAGCACGGTGCCGTGAAGGCTGGTGGGAAGGCTCCGGACTCAGTTTCCCAGCAGCCAATAGGACACATAGGCCGGGTGCGCGCGACGCACACCGGGAGGCGTAGTCCGCGCGTCGCCTCCGCCGCGCGGGGACAGCAAGCGGGGTGAGGGGTGAAGTGGGCGGGGTTGCGGTAGGCCGCGATTAGGCTCCAAAGTACCCAGCACGCGCGCGGAAAGAGCGGCGGAAAAGGAAGTGACGGAAAGAGCGGTCAGCGTGACAGATGCGAGGGAGTTGTAGTTCCGCGGAGTGGGccgtaggaaaaaaaaaaacaacaggacaGACTGGGAGTTGCCCCGCCCACATTCTAGGGATCCCACAGTCCCGATACCAATTTCTCTCTAAATTTAGAACCAAGGAGCCCGGCCGTACAGCTTCCTCCTCATTTAGGACAGAAAAGTCCAGATTCCGATTCCTCTCACTCAGAACACAGGAGTCCGGACTCACATTTCCCTCCTCCCTGGGACTCAGAAGCCGAGCCCTCCTTCCTGTTAAATCCAGGAGTCGGGCCCTCAAGCCATCCTCAGACCATTCCTGGTCTCAAACAACTACCTTACGCTAACCCGAGTGTTCGGGTTCCCCACCCTAACTCCCTCGGATCCAGAATTTTGGGTCCCCAGCCCCTCCAACCTCTGGATCCAAGAGTCTGGGCCCTCAGCTTCCCTCCTTTACCGAACCTAGTAGTAAGGACCCCCAGGTCCCCTCCTTCTGGGGTCCCACGAGTCCAAGCCTCCAGCCCTATTCTCCCCTAGGTACTCCTAGGAGTCTGGGctctcagcttcctcctccttcAAGACCCAGAAATCCTGACCCTAGACCCTTCATAATCCAGGCATCCCGGCTTGGGCGAACTGGCTCATGGATTAGGAATGCAGTGATCTCAcggcccctccctgcccagtTACCCGCTGTCCCCCCTCCAGGGCCCCATCTTCCCTCCCAGTCTGTCTTCCGCTTGGCTGGGACAGCGGGAACCGGAAACCTGGGTCCCTTAGCGGGCGGAGCCTCCAGCATCCAGCCCAGACGCCCGGGTCGGGAGCTTGGCTAGGATCCCAGGACGGAGGTTGAGCTTGCCCTCAGGACTTGCTCCTTTCTCGGAGCGCGCCTATATACGGCCGCGCGCGAGTCCGCGAGCTCCGCCTACTGGAACAAGGCCTCGGAGAAGGTGCCCTGAGAAACTGCATCACAGGGCTCGTCATTTGCATAGCCCCACCCCGAGCTATCTTCCCGACCCATCCGCCGAGAGAATGAGAGCTTATTAGCATAACCCCGCCCTCAGACGGCCGGCCAGCCGAGAGCGCGTGGCGCCGCTCGGGGTGAGCCCAGTTCTCTTATTAGCGTGTCCCCGCCCCATTTGGAATTCCCCTTCTCAGCGAACGCCTTTCCCCTACCCTTATTATCATAGCTCCTCCTTTTCCCTGGCCTTGCCTCCTTCTTAAGTGTCCCGAGATACTAGCCCTTCTTGCTGGAGTTCATGATTATGCAGTAGCCTTATTAGCGTGGCCCGCCCCTAGGCCCCGCCCGGTTCCCCCCCAGGCGGtagcggcggcagcggcagcggtgGCGACATGAGCAGCGGGGCGGCGTCCGGGACAGGGCGGGGGCGGCCCCGGGGCGGGGGGCCGGGGCCCGGGGACCCCCCACCCAGCGAGACACACAAGCTGGTGGTCGTGGGCGGCGGCGGCGTGGGCAAGAGCGCGCTGACCATCCAGTTCATCCAGGTAGTGGGCCCTCACCCCGGGGGGGTGCCCCCGGGACCCAGAACTGAGCCCTTTGCGGGATCCCTGAGACCCCGGTTTCCCCTCGATCCATCACTGATACCCTCCTGTGAGGCCTTCTAATCTTAAAAAAGTCCCCCTCAGATGTGACCCTGAGCCCCTCAGGGCCTCCACCCACTACATGAGGGACATTCCTCCTGTACTTGTATCTTGAGACCCACCTCCCCTACCCCCAGTACCCAAGACCCCGCTTCCCTACTGACCTGACCGTGGGTGCCTCCTGGGAGCACCCTAAATCCAGAAGAGTCACCCCATCCAGACCCTAAGCACTCTCATGGGCCCCCACCCCCCTAGGTGCCGCCTCCCCGCAACCTTGAGCACCATCTCCCCCAGATCGCAGACCCAAACTTCCCCTCTGAGCCACCCAGAACCTAACTGAGAGAATGCCTGTGCCCGATGCCCTTGAGATTCCCCCAGTCTGGATGCTTAGCCCCTTCAGGGACCTCCCCCAGAAACTGGAAATTATGCCCAGGCTTTGCCCCTGAGGCCCATCTAGGACCACCCAGTCCTGAGAGAGGCACCCTCAGACCTGAGAGATTTCAAAAAGATCCTGCCCCTTGGCCATTCCAGAGAACTCTAAGACCCCAAGTTCTGGGGATCCCCTATCCCACCAGACCCAGACCCCCACCCTTCCCCAAGGAAAACGCACCACTCCTCCATCTTGAGTTTTCCTCCACTCCGATTCCCCTAGCCCCTCTCTGAAACTCTGGCTAGCCCCCAAATCATCTCCATGGAGTAAGTCCCCAGATTCTTGACACCCCTAGAAAGACCTGCTCCTTGGGAGTTTCTCTGATATCTTAAATGCATCTCAGGGTCTTTAAGATTCTCTGGACTCTATAAGTCTCTGACAAACCTCCCAAATGCTCCCGAGCCCCCAGTTTTCACCCCTGAGCTTCTCCTGATGTACTTTGCAGATACACCCCTAATCCCCCCAGGGCCAGGTCCCTACACCCTCCCTCACCAAGCACCCCCCCTAACAGGCAGGATGCAGCCTGCAGACCCCCAGCTGCCAAGTCACCACTTCTCTCCTGAGAATCCACCCCTGCCCAGGAAACTTCCACCCCATTCCCCAGGGAAATCCTCCCACCTCAGAAAAACCCTAGAAAGGTGTCCGCTACTGAGATGCTACCGCAGAGGCCCCCCGCTCAAGAGACCCCAGCCAGCACCTGCAAGGGAGCCCCTGTCTGTGTAGAGAAaggccccagccctgggccccttGCACCCAGGGGCAGACCCAAAGCTGGCCCAAAGCCTGGCTGGAGGCGGGCGGGACCcgggcaggaagggaggggccCGGCCTGCGGGCGGGGCAGCTTCTCCGCAGCCGTATTGGAACCGGGACCTTCCCCTGGGAGGAGACACTGGAAGCTGCccgaagaggaggagggggagggggaggaggagaaggaggaggaggaagaaaaagaaaaaaaagagggaagagaaagaggaggaggagggagagctaTAGACAGGCAGATATTCTGGGCAACAGTGGCTCTCaataactgagcacctactatgcccAGGGGATATATTAAATACTGAACAGGGATTTTCCCTGAATCTCACCAACAGTGGATTAAGCCTAGTgctatttttatcctcattttccaaatgagaaaactgaggttccgaGAGGGGAAGTGATTCGTTCGATGCCACATAGCCAGGATTGTAATCGTGATGTGGGAAATGTACTTTATACCAGAAAAACAGGaccaggagacagagagaggagccTGGGGAGGGCCATGGGAAGGgccagagacccagagagagggagacagactcAAAAGAGGGGAAGAGACCCAGAAGGAGGGGGGCCGAGAAAGTCGGGGCTCAGAGGCAGGGCTACATCACCTCTGCTGGGACACTGCAGTAAAGGTGtcctcttcccaccccaccaGTCCTACTTCGTGTCTGACTACGACCCCACTATTGAAGACTCCTACACGAAGATCTGCATGGTGGATGGCGTCCCAGCCCGCCTAGACAGTGAGGGCGGCAGGGGAGATGGTGGGAGGGGGAGTGGCAGGGCTGAAGGCTTGGCGGGAGGGGGGTGGCTGGAGGGAGCCTCGTCCCCACAgaggcccctctcccctccctgcagtcctGGACACCGCCGGCCAGGAGGAGTTCGGTGCTATGCGGGAGCAGTACATGCGCGCCGGCCATGGCTTCCTGCTGGTGTTTGCCATTAACGACCGGCAGAGGTGAGagtgatggggggtggggagcggggggGGGGCGCTGGGGGTGAGCAGCTGTCTGGACCTCTGGCTTCATCCGCAGTTTCAACGAGGTGGGCAAGCTCTTCACGCAGATCCTCCGAGTCAAGGACCGAGATGACTTCCCCATCGTGTTGGTCGGGAACAAGGCAGATCTGGAGACACAGCGCCAGGTCTGggacacccacccacccccaccccaccccccggccgCCGCCGACTGGACCCCATCTCAGTCTGGGAGGCTCCTTCTAGTGCACCTCCTGAGACTCCTCATGTCAGGATCCTCCTGTGGCTCCCTTGGTCCGTTGTCACACCCCCACTAGACGTGTTGCCCCACCTTGGACCTTCTGAGTCCACAGCGTTGCACACAGGTGTTCTCAGGAGAGGTGGCTGGATGGAAAAAAGGGCACCTCCCCCAGGGTCAACCAGCCCCAGTGTTCTGTCCTGTCCCCTCCTCTTGTTCCTACCTAGACCCTGGCCTCAGCCTCCtgtttctccccccccccccccccgtcaacCTCTCACTCTggctgcccctcccctgctcacAGCCCTCCCATGGCTTCCCAGCACCCCAGCTCTTCCACCTGGCCCTTGATGCCCTCCGTGATCttgtcctttcctttctctgttctcACCATTTCCCTATACACACAGACTGTGTGATTTCCACACAGAACTCGTCTTTTTGATTAAGCCTTTGGGGATTTCCACCCTTTGGGACTTTGCTTGGGCCTCTGCTGGGAACACCCcgacttttctgtttctctgacaACTCGGTTGCAGGAGAAGGTCTCTGGAACCTTCCCTGACTCCTTACTTAGATGGCACCCAGCTAACCCCCTGGGCATCTCCGCCAGGACCTTCCTggactttttcctcttctcttgggCCCTCACAGTATGTAACCCCAGCTAGAGCACACAGTGTGTCTTTCTGCCTCCCCCAGCTGGGACCAGCCTTTTGGGCGGCATcaggcggcatgtgggatcttagttccccgaccagggatggaacccgggccccctgcattgggagcgaagagccttaaccactggaccaccagggaagtccctgggaccAGCCTTGAATGCAGGGACCTGACTCCTCCATGTCCCACGCCCCAGGTTCCCCGATCCGAAGCCTCCACCTTCAGCGCTTCCCACCACGTGGCCTACTTTGAGGCCTCAGCCAAACTGCGCCTCAATGTGGACGAGGCCTTCGAGCAGCTGGTGCGGGCTGTCCGGTGAGCACTGCCCCCTTGCCGTCGTCCTCCACCACCCTGCTCCCTGCGGCCCAAACTCACCAGCCTCTTCCCGCAGGAAGTACCAGGAACAAGAGCTCCCGCCCTGCCCGCCCAGCGCCCCCAGGAAGAAGGACGGGGGTTGCCCCTGCGTCCTCCTGTAGGGACGGGAGAGGAGCAACCGGCACGAGCTCTCGGGACCAGCTGCCCTCGCCGAGCTTCTTTCCCCATCTGGGTCTCCCAGGAACACTACACTCCCACCCGTGATTCCTGGCCTCCTCCAGGGGCCATCACCACTGTGTGCCTTCTGCCACCGCCTCCTTCCCCCACCTGAGTCCCAGGGTGAGGGCTCCCGGGCGTCCGGGTCACTGCTGTATAtaactcccctcccccagagaaATAAAACGTCACTGCCAATGTCAGgaggtgctttttaaaaagggaaaagggcaggggaggtgggtgaACTCAGGCTGCGCAGACACACTAAAGCCTCGCTCCACGGAGAACCATACGCCGAGAACCATTGGATCTAGGACCCTTTGCTTGGGGGAGGGACAGGGGATATACAGAACTAGCCGAGCCAGGCCTCTGGGCCCCCACTTCCACTCCAACAGCACGATTGCACCCTTTTCTGTTTCCCCAGTGCCCAGTACTAATAAAGTACTAACAAAGTACTAACGTTTGAAAAAAACATTCCCCCCCACCACCTCCGGAAAGCTCTAGAACTGCACCTTTCAGTCTGGCAGCCGgaagctacatgtggctatttaaatttaacttaaataaaattttaaaactcagttcCTGAATCacactagctacatttcaagagctcagtaTTCACATGTGGCTCAGCAGCTACCCGAACGGGCAGGGCAAATACACAAAATTCTCCTTATTGCAGAAAGGTCTATGGGACAGTGGTGTTCTAGGAGGTTCCAGGATCTCGGAGAGAGGCAGCAACTGCTACAAAGCCTGCCCACCTGCTTCCCACCTCCAGTGTATATTGAGAAAGGCGTTTTGGCtgcaggagggagaagggacaggTGGGCTGAATGGTGTCCAAGCAGCCGACTGGCAAGTTCTGTTCTAGAAAGTTCTCAGTTGGGCTGACATCTGAGTCTAAACCCTGAATTCAACTGGAGGCCGGTGTGGACGCACCCCATTTGACCCTCTCTCCCGGGGGGGCCTGAAGTGTGGGGCATCTCAAGGCCACCGCATATAAGGTGACAACACACTTCAATTTGAGAATCAGGACCCCCAATTCTGTACTCTAGTTGCTAACCTGGAAGGCTGGAGCCGGAACTGGAGACCACCACTCCCCTATCTCCCAGGCCCGTCTGACAGGCCATCTTTGAACTCCAACACCTACTCAACACACCAGGCCAGAAATCTCAACCAAGATTTCACCGTGCCCTGGAACTTTGGCCTCCACCTTATAACTGTCACCAGTCAATGATCTGCTCCCCGACCCCTACATCTGCTCAGTCTCAACAGAATCTCCGGGCCTCAATCCCAAAATATTCCCTTGACACCCACCCCAGAACCCGCTTCCTGGTTCTAGGGTAGACAACGACCCTGCGTGGCCCCAGcagcaggctgcctgggttcaaatctggcGCTGCCCCCTCCCATCTGAGCACCTTTGGGCGAGTGCTTCTcactcttctcatctgtaaagaggGGCTGACCACAGAGCCACTTCCCAGAGCCAGAGGCCTTTAGGAGCCCAATCTGCAACTAGAGAATGAAAGCAGCGCCTGGGACGTACTAAGTGCCCAGGAGCAATGACGGAGGCCCCACTGTTCTCCTGCCCCAGAACCATGAATGTCCCTCTGTATTCCAGATTAGAACAATGATTAGCTAAATATCCCTTTCCGGGTTTCATTATCACAGAATCCTTGGCCTGGGTTCAACCTTCCGCCCTGGGAATAAGCGTGGCTCAGATACATTGTGCTGCGCATTCACCCTCCACCCACCGCCCCCAGAACCTCTGTTCAGCGGGGGCCCTCCCCTGTGGGACGGGGATGTTTTTTAATCAGTTCCCAGGTTAAGATCTGACCTCTCCACCTGAGCCCCAGCCAGGGGTGAGGAGCTCTCAACAGGAACCAGCGAGTCCCAGGCCAACTTCTCTCTCCCCAGGGTCCCACCGCTGACATGCCACAAGCAGGCCTGAGTCTTTTCTGCATTGTCTAATGGGGCTAAGTTCCTGGCCGGGACACCCCGTTTCTCAGAGGACCTAAAGGCACTCTGAGGAGGTGACGAAAGCTACCGCTTGCCCCTAAAAAAGGCACACATACAAAACCCACATGACAGCTGGCAGGCCATTTTTGGAAGGTTTGCAGTCACCACCATGCCAAAGCTCATCAGACAACAGCGAAGAGGCTGGGATGGCCCCGTTGGCATCTCCCTAGGTTATGTGTGTGCCTGTGAGTCTCTGGTTCCTGCCCTCCCCTGAGCCTGGCAGTGCTTGTCAAAATTCCAAGTCTCTTGGGATCTTAAtgtccctctctttctccatctttgtCGTCCTCAGCCTCTACCCCCTCTTGCCATCTCTTGGACCTCCACCAAGCCCCCAGAGTCTCCTGCTATGGGTGACAGCAGCTAAGCGTTGAACAGCGCTTCAAACgaattgttttcctttgtcttgacaaaagcccattttacagatgacaaagctGACGATGGAAGCTGTTATCCAACTTGTCTGGTCAGTGCCggagctgagattcaaatttGGTAAACTGAATTCCAAAGGCCAACCACAAGGTTATTCTGTCCCCAAAGGGATGATATTGTCCCCACAAGTCACTTTCTGAGCACATCATCCAATTTCTGCCCTGGATCTCTAACCTGGGACAATCCTGGAACCTTTGGCCCCAGTATAACATCCCAGTCCAGAGACTTGAACATGCCACTCCCTCTCAGAGGATGCATTCCTGATGTGCTCCAGGCCAGAGTTCAAGGACGTTAATGACCCATCTTTACTCTAGAAAGTAAATGGCCCATCATTCACTCTCTTGCGGTCCTCAAATGCTACTTCACTCCTCTGTTCTGTAAAACCAGGGCTCTAGAATTGATAACATTGGTTATGGTCTAGCCAATACCCAAGGTTCTAGAACAGGGGTTCTTCCTCAAGTTTCACCCAGAAGAGAATCAATCTAGAACACTGATGatccaccccccct
Above is a window of Balaenoptera ricei isolate mBalRic1 chromosome 19, mBalRic1.hap2, whole genome shotgun sequence DNA encoding:
- the RRAS gene encoding ras-related protein R-Ras — translated: MSSGAASGTGRGRPRGGGPGPGDPPPSETHKLVVVGGGGVGKSALTIQFIQSYFVSDYDPTIEDSYTKICMVDGVPARLDILDTAGQEEFGAMREQYMRAGHGFLLVFAINDRQSFNEVGKLFTQILRVKDRDDFPIVLVGNKADLETQRQVPRSEASTFSASHHVAYFEASAKLRLNVDEAFEQLVRAVRKYQEQELPPCPPSAPRKKDGGCPCVLL